One genomic region from Cryptococcus gattii WM276 chromosome C, complete sequence encodes:
- a CDS encoding Hypothetical Protein (Similar to TIGR gene model, INSD accession AAW42046.1), producing MSVHSISNMYSTRPISSTLREVSSIVRLFGTDRASHYDRKDVDEESGDDADIDEEGLLWDAQTALIANDSEMATKLYAQAALPPYCSPSACLALGNILIRSSVYMESPSTPIPSSSELTTEESRTSLWSKLFGTTSTPQSPPAHSPSPTRKHIDLVAGGWQMPKVGKRVVRDVEGMGVAGAWFVLGLGWAVRAETERAKRLRGKVIIKPSKETFEDSEEEVIFTKGKGKGKERLHSSIINIAPSQYAYDPYSLGIASPRTALSESTKTDESSLIKTPTIMGDAESLEDEDESEAESLSIMLPPALRPKNEADKGRNVWWLGRVVAQQLINLDVLKIPKGEGRKEQLRKAVVVSGNYIIATTSPDLQAEMYFRSIASTSPIGLEYADDLISNAKKRLRIITSTPRDEKMVPSFPFPSTPDKASPLNPQKRSISSSRSILVPPKVMVRSGKSTVSLAALAGGEEVASPVVPRPKKMGAMETLKRVHDKAVVQDEEISQEQTPREPEVSYPEERPIIRRAATFPHLQTDLHPPPFSARTRRRLPFDLTSSEPIAPIDPVLAAAEMSSALTKHVLCSVCGMKGVNFPGCRKCGLRFCSRECRVGEDRAGNGKRHICGTWESRKDRGGFRDEIAHGEVGDVH from the exons ATGTCCGTACATTCCATATCAAACATGTACTCCACCCGCCCGATCAGTTCGACACTCCGCGAAGTCTCCAGTATCGTTCGGCTTTTCGGAACCGATAGAGCTTCGCACTACGATAGGAAAGATGTAGATGAGGAGAGTGGTGATGACGCGGATattgatgaagaaggattaTTATGGGATGCTCAA ACTGCGCTCATCGCAAACGATTCAGAAATGGCGACGAAGCTCTACGCCCAAGCAGCTTTACCACCTTACTGCTCACCTTCGGCATGTCTTGCACTCGGTAACATACTCATAAGAAGCTCAGTATATATGGAATCACCATCAACTCCAATACCTTCATCCAGCGAGCTGACAACAGAAGAATCTCGAACCTCCCTGTGGAGCAAGCTCTTCGGCACGACTTCTACTCCTCAATCTCCCCCGGCACACTCACCTTCACCCACGAGGAAGCATATCGACCTTGTCGCGGGCGGTTGGCAGATGCCAAAAGTCGGTAAAAGAGTAGTTCGTGATGTTGAAGGGATGGGCGTCGCCGGAGCCTGGTTTGTTCTGGGACTGGGATGGGCTGTTCGAGCAGAGACGGAGCGCGCAAAGCGATTGCGAGGGAAAGTGATTATAAAGCCTTCGAAGGAGACATTTGAAGATAGCGAGGAAGAAGTCATATTTACaaaagggaagggaaaaggcaaagagAGGCTTCACTCGTCAATTATCAACATTGCGCCTTCTCAGTATGCCTATGATCCTTATTCACTTGGGATTGCGAGTCCAAGAACAGCGCTTAGCGAATCGACCAAAACTGACGAATCTTCACTGATCAAGACCCCGACTATAATGGGTGACGCAGAGTCGCTCGAGGACGAAGATGAGAGTGAAGCGGAGAGCCTTAGTATCATG CTTCCCCCAGCACTACGACCGAAGAATGAGGCGGATAAGGGAAGAAATGTCTGGTGGTTGGGTAGAGTGGTGGCGCAACAATTAATCAACCTGGACGTATTGAAAATACCGAAAGGTGAGGGACGAAAAGAGCAGCTTAGAAAAGCTGTTGTTGTTTCGGGAAACTATATT ATTGCGACAACATCCCCTGACCTCCAAGCCGAAATGTATTTCCGCTCCATTGCGTCTACCTCCCCAATTGGACTTGAATATGCCGACGATCTGATCAGCAATGCGAAGAAGCGTCTGCGCATCATCACCAGCACACCTCGAGATGAGAAAATGGTGCCATCTTTCCCGTTCCCTTCCACGCCTGACAAAGCTTCGCCGCTCAATCCACAAAAAAGGTCCATATCATCTTCGAGGTCGATTTTGGTTCCTCCGAAGGTGATGGTACGATCCGGAAAGTCGACTGTCAGTCTTGCAGCTTTGGCAGGGGGCGAGGAAGTAGCTAGTCCAGTGGTCCCTCGTCCGAAGAAGATGGGGGCAATGGAGACATTAAAAAGGGTTCATGACAAGGCAGTGGTGcaagatgaagagattaGCCAAGAACAGACCCCTAGAGAACCAGAAGTCAGCTATCCAGAAGAGCGACCAATCATCCGTCGAGCCGCAACTTTCCCTCATCTCCAAACCGACCTTCATCCTCCCCCCTTTTCAGCGCGCACTCGTCGTCGACTCCCTTTTGACCTCACTTCCTCAGAACCTATTGCTCCTATCGACCCCGTCCTTGCCGCCGCGGAGATGTCTAGCGCCTTGACAAAACACGTCTTATGCAGTGTTTGTGGAATGAAGGGTGTTAATTTTCCGGGATGTAGAAAGTGTGGACTGAGGTTTTGTTCCAGGGAGTGTAGGGTCGGCGAGGATAGGGCGGGAAATGGGAAGAG GCATATCTGTGGGACGTGGGAATCGAGGAAGGACCGTGGAGGATTTAGGGACGAGATAGCACATGGTGAAGTGGGCGATGTTCATTAA
- a CDS encoding uncharacterized protein (Similar to TIGR gene model, INSD accession AAW46236.1) — protein MPTTSYELAVDTWTNTDSIEITSTSNSRIASFPLSFIQTGGDNTWRYVLRVVDQLVEKDSDQLGVIINTHGVAVNLDDAPSSGLYYYEQTRKSILFQSPQTHLGTSLSFPEDQSILPAFDRSTRRAVSLHDRTPRGQVLTKYVSSATHNFPYLLSRFRMGVVARDSTCLVTDVMYSYCTACHIVPLSRPDVSATGTSWEHPRQFPEYQHTQALLILRKVYQLILGINRDPPLYKTSAGLLLRDDLHHAYDRLEWSLYYDVSSDGGRKVTRVPN, from the exons ATGCCGACGACGTCCTACGAGCTCGCAGTAGACACCTGGACCAATACCGATTCGATTGAGATTACAAGTACCTCCAACTCACGTATTGCGTCCTTCCCGCTTTCTTTCATTCAAACAGGGGGGGACAATACTTGGCGCTACGTGCTGAGAGTGGTCGATCAACTCGTCGAAAAGGATTCTGATCAGCTCGGAGTCATTATCAACACGCATGGTGTGGCAGTTAACTTAGATGATGCGCCATCGAGTGGACTATATTATTACGAACAAACACGCAAGTCAATCTTGTTTCAATCCCCTCAAACA CATCTAGGGACAAGCTTGAGTTTTCCAGAGGACCAGAGTATTTTACCCGCTTTCGACCGGTCAACGCGGAGGGCAGTTTCTCTACACGATCGGACTCCAAGAGGTCAAGTACTAACCAAGTACGTTTCATCGGCAACTCATAATTTTCCTTATCTGCTG TCTAGGTTTCGTATGGGTGTGGTGGCACGCGATTCTACTTGTCTTGTCACGGACGTGATGTACAGTTACTGCACGGCATGTCACATTGTGCCCCTCAGTCGGCCAGACGTAAGTGCGACTGGTACGTCGTGGGAGCATCCACGCCAGTTTCCCGAGTATCAGCATACGCAGGCATTGCTCATCCTTCGTAAGGTATATCAACTTATTCTCGGCATCAATCGAGATCCTCCGCTGTACAAAACTTCAGCTGGGTTATTGCTTCGGGATGACCTTCATCACGCATACGATCGCTTAGAGTGGTCCCTTTATTATGATGTTAGTTCAGACGGGGGGCGCAAGGTAACTAGGGTGCCGAACTAA